A section of the Flavobacterium ardleyense genome encodes:
- a CDS encoding DUF1573 domain-containing protein, translating into MKNFLLIAAIAFSSVTFAQSGAKIEFKDSDNTIDYGKVSKDSDSGLRSFEFKNTGDAPLIITNVQSTCGCTVPSKPEAPIMPGKTGKIDVKYNMAPGPIRKTITVESNAVNYEGGRVPLKIKGEVVVKSETNVLEKKKTMMSK; encoded by the coding sequence ATGAAAAATTTTTTACTTATCGCAGCAATTGCATTTAGTTCTGTAACTTTTGCACAATCAGGAGCAAAAATTGAGTTTAAAGACAGTGACAACACAATCGATTACGGAAAAGTATCTAAAGATTCTGACAGCGGTTTGAGATCATTCGAATTTAAAAATACCGGAGATGCACCGCTTATAATTACAAATGTTCAGTCAACCTGCGGATGTACAGTTCCTTCTAAACCAGAAGCGCCAATTATGCCTGGAAAAACAGGTAAGATTGATGTAAAATACAATATGGCTCCAGGTCCAATAAGAAAGACAATTACGGTTGAATCCAATGCAGTAAATTATGAGGGCGGAAGAGTACCTTTAAAAATTAAAGGAGAAGTAGTAGTTAAATCTGAAACGAATGTTTTGGAAAAGAAAAAAACTATGATGAGTAAATAA
- a CDS encoding PDZ domain-containing protein, giving the protein MRIFLSTILFFAFLFSQAQEGFIMDKNKNSVKIPFQLLSNLIFVNVNVNGVDLTFLLDTGVAETVLFSLDENQNVIFENVEKLQLQGMGSQAAIEALIAKSNNLTTPHYFDDNHSILIVLNQEVNFSPNVGIPVNGILGYAFFKNYLVEIDYLRKRIVIKRPSERMNQKLKRFEKFAVEIIKDKPYIDVVVKSGKVETLAKVLVDNGNSDALWLFANRSNSIELPQKSIPDFLGRGFSGDIFGAKARIEFLKMGKFEFENIITSFPDSISTQNISNTIDRLGSIGAEVMRRFDQVFDYKNKMLYLKPNKNFEQEFLYDKSGIKLQHDGMEWVKERVEISGNYKGETFDGTGTKINNGFVYKFDLKPIFKIFNVRTGSSAAEAGVKVNDQLISLNGKVAHKMSLDQITKLLRGAEDKLIKLEILRDGKVIPISFRLHAML; this is encoded by the coding sequence ATGAGAATTTTTCTTTCGACCATACTATTTTTTGCTTTTCTGTTCTCGCAAGCGCAGGAGGGTTTTATAATGGACAAAAACAAGAATTCAGTAAAAATTCCTTTTCAACTGCTTAGTAATCTAATTTTTGTAAATGTCAATGTAAACGGTGTTGATCTAACTTTTTTATTAGATACCGGGGTTGCCGAAACTGTGTTATTTAGTCTTGACGAAAATCAGAATGTAATTTTTGAAAATGTAGAAAAATTACAGTTGCAGGGTATGGGTAGTCAAGCTGCTATTGAAGCGCTAATTGCTAAAAGTAATAATTTAACAACACCCCATTATTTTGATGATAACCATAGTATTTTGATTGTGCTGAATCAAGAAGTGAATTTTTCGCCAAATGTAGGAATTCCTGTAAATGGCATTTTAGGCTATGCGTTTTTTAAAAATTACCTTGTTGAGATCGATTATCTACGAAAACGGATTGTGATTAAAAGACCATCGGAAAGGATGAATCAAAAGCTCAAGAGATTTGAAAAGTTTGCCGTAGAAATCATTAAAGACAAACCTTATATTGATGTTGTTGTGAAAAGCGGAAAAGTAGAGACGTTGGCGAAAGTTCTTGTAGACAACGGAAACAGCGATGCATTATGGTTGTTTGCCAATAGATCAAATTCAATTGAACTGCCACAGAAAAGTATTCCTGATTTTTTAGGTAGAGGATTCAGCGGTGATATTTTTGGTGCAAAAGCAAGAATTGAATTTTTAAAAATGGGTAAGTTTGAATTTGAGAATATTATTACTTCATTTCCAGATTCTATTTCTACTCAAAATATTAGTAATACAATCGATAGATTGGGATCGATAGGAGCAGAAGTAATGAGAAGATTTGATCAGGTTTTTGATTATAAAAATAAAATGCTCTATTTGAAGCCGAATAAAAACTTTGAACAAGAATTTCTTTATGACAAAAGTGGAATAAAATTGCAACACGACGGCATGGAATGGGTAAAAGAACGCGTAGAAATAAGCGGAAATTATAAGGGAGAAACTTTCGACGGCACGGGAACTAAAATCAATAATGGTTTTGTTTATAAATTTGACCTAAAACCTATTTTCAAAATATTTAATGTGAGAACAGGAAGTTCAGCGGCAGAGGCGGGAGTTAAAGTAAATGATCAACTTATTAGTCTGAATGGCAAAGTTGCACACAAGATGTCTCTAGATCAAATTACAAAACTTCTTCGCGGGGCTGAGGACAAACTCATTAAGCTCGAAATATTACGGGATGGTAAAGTTATTCCTATTTCTTTTCGACTACATGCGATGTTATAA
- a CDS encoding pyridoxal phosphate-dependent aminotransferase gives MPKVSHKGSQMPESPIRKLVPFADIAKKKGHKVYHLNIGQPDIKTPEVAMNAIKNVEMEVLEYSHSAGFESYRNKLAAYYQNQNINVNASEIIITTGGSEALMFAMGSTMDVDDEIIIPEPFYANYNGFSTASGVNVVPVVSTIDDGFALPPIAEFEKLITSKTKAILICNPGNPTGYLYSKEEIMQLAEIVKKHDLFLIADEVYREFTYDGDIHYSVMSIPGLEENAIMIDSVSKRYSMCGARIGCIVSKNKELMATAMKFAQARLSPPTFAQIASEAALETPQTYFDEVISEYRERRDILIKALKDIDGVKVSSPKGAFYCIAELPIADAEKFAQWLLEDFDLNGETVMVAPAAGFYSTKGLGMKEVRIAYVLKQEDLIRSVEILKAAITAYNAL, from the coding sequence ATGCCTAAAGTTTCTCACAAGGGTTCTCAAATGCCCGAATCACCAATTAGAAAATTAGTTCCCTTTGCCGATATTGCCAAGAAAAAAGGACATAAAGTATATCACTTAAACATCGGTCAACCCGATATAAAAACTCCAGAGGTAGCGATGAACGCTATAAAAAATGTAGAAATGGAAGTACTTGAGTACAGCCATTCTGCAGGTTTTGAAAGCTACCGAAACAAATTGGCTGCTTATTACCAAAATCAAAATATCAATGTAAACGCATCCGAAATTATTATAACTACAGGTGGATCAGAAGCACTTATGTTTGCAATGGGAAGCACAATGGACGTTGATGACGAAATTATAATTCCAGAGCCTTTCTACGCTAATTACAATGGATTTTCAACTGCTTCAGGGGTAAACGTCGTGCCAGTTGTTTCAACTATTGATGACGGATTTGCACTTCCTCCAATTGCGGAATTTGAAAAACTAATTACTTCAAAAACCAAAGCAATATTAATTTGCAACCCTGGAAATCCTACTGGATATCTATATTCGAAAGAAGAAATTATGCAGTTGGCAGAAATAGTAAAAAAGCACGACTTATTCCTAATTGCCGACGAAGTTTACAGAGAATTTACCTACGATGGTGACATTCATTATTCAGTAATGAGCATTCCTGGTCTGGAAGAAAATGCAATAATGATCGATTCAGTTTCCAAGCGTTACAGTATGTGTGGTGCGCGAATTGGCTGTATTGTTTCAAAAAACAAGGAACTGATGGCTACTGCAATGAAGTTTGCGCAGGCTAGATTGAGTCCTCCAACTTTTGCACAGATTGCTAGTGAGGCGGCTTTGGAGACTCCGCAAACTTATTTTGACGAGGTGATCTCGGAGTATCGCGAGAGAAGAGATATTTTAATTAAAGCTCTAAAAGATATCGATGGTGTAAAAGTTAGTAGCCCTAAAGGTGCTTTTTATTGCATTGCCGAATTGCCTATCGCAGATGCAGAGAAATTTGCGCAGTGGCTACTTGAAGATTTTGACCTTAACGGAGAGACAGTGATGGTGGCACCTGCCGCTGGTTTCTACTCTACAAAAGGTTTGGGAATGAAAGAAGTTCGCATCGCTTATGTCTTAAAACAAGAGGATTTAATTCGATCAGTCGAGATATTGAAAGCAGCGATTACAGCCTATAACGCGCTTTAA
- a CDS encoding T9SS type B sorting domain-containing protein — MKQAYLLLLLFIFTGVFGNNIDESALSTTPITNMVLLPAATISGTATVCKDTPSQVITFTGSGESAPYTFVYTINGGLPQTVSSTISNSVTVPVPTDVVGVFTYSLVSVSCATPGCFQLQNGTATVTVVDLPTATISTGVTICPNNSASFTITGTPGALVIIKSSSNLFSTVTLDAAGTAVFTTPLIQETTTYTLLSATLNGCNNPITAQNASATINSNGCATVLAGNIDLFNNIEPICEIGDVRELTASYQDLGTTTTYEVSSIPYCPQAAFFGPGFTPVSVGTDDVWSGDIPLPFDFCFFGNKFTTANVGSNGLVSFNSYPANSGSGYQFPMTIPNTAFPWKNAIYGILQDTNPSQSPPEVSVNYQLMGNYPCRKLVINFYHLGHFQCGTNFGLQTYQIVIYEISNIIEVYVQNRTPCNSFESGRGLIGIQNATGTLAYTPPNRNTGNWSASNEAWRFTPNGPSAVTFNWTDDAGNDLGNNTTINVAPTVTTNYTATAVYNVCGDLITLSKNVLVEVFPNETAQAVDLVQCTNEFDLTENTATILAGLDPNDYEIAFHTSLVDAENVANPIADPTLFVSDGQEIWMSVQNINAGGCIYIRNFLVSSTIIENPSPQQDLCPDADPAPFSVETSFTAADGISYVYFTSQQTAATVYSGGIPLGFATANAAGFAIYDAPVLGTPGSLPNTPGTYYVYAIANPTPIDPLCRPFQEIIVIVGAGGGASISSSSTNICVGESATITFNAAAGTVIVYNVNGGTNQTITVSPVNNTLVLSNLQTTTVVELVSASGNTGCTGSVSQIITINVAPLPTATIAGTINVCQNDTNPTVTFTGAGGALPYTFTYTVNGGAPQTVTSAAGSSVATISAPTATVGNTTYTLVSVQNLGTPSCTQNQTGTAIITVRALPTATISGTTAVCQNTTEPMVTFTGAAGTAPYTFTYTIDGGAPQTITTTTGNSVSIPISTATVGTVNVDLVNVSDATAAACSQAQTGTAAITVGSPPTITDPTPLEVCDDNYDGLAAFNLTTKNDEIAGAGSGLTVQYFETDTSTTPIANVTNYGIINANTYTLTVRVFDPLSPECFSTTTLVLVVNPKPAIAPITAYQLCETSIPEDGIEAFDLNTKTAEIINGQANIEVTYYTSQALAQGGVAGTEISTAAPYNSASAQIWVRLENTVSGCFAVTSFNLVVNARPIANEPAAMNGCSNGIVNTASFNLNLNNPQVNGATGIVITYHLTLADAIADVDALPTPYVSGPAIVFIRVENTATGCFNTTQVQLNVTQGPTANTPTPLEVCDPNSDGWSTFNLADANEEISGGPVPAGVTITYHETLTDAEFGENALPSIYDNNVPYLQTIWVNVSFALTGCSNIVELQLIVNNTPVATEIPALEVCDDNADGSAAFDLTTAIAGILNTIDPTTHTVSFYPTQANATAGTAEIVNVTSYNSTTQTIWVRVENNDTGCFDVISLDLVVNALPLVAAPIPAYTLCDVNNPGDQTEEFDLQSTIPMILNGQDGMEVTFYFDQANAEAQTNALPFLYTNISNAQTIWVTVKNLATGCFVTSRMDLRVVPLPVLYPPTGPVVECDQDGNGFAIFDLDALVADLLQGEPNTDVTFHLTEQDAITGTTAQTSPFENTTAFIDFIWVRAENTLTGCFSILAIELNVTAAPKIPALDPIVKCDEDSNNQNGFTTFDLTVQTPIIVDAQTGAGPYTVTYYTSEAAANAGVAPIIQDTFYTNTSNPQTIWVRIDDDNSDCFAVKSFEISVNLPILLTRPTPLSLCDDGPTTTLPQTVFDLTIKNEEIVGTAVGYSIVYFPSWADAQAGTNAITDPTAYTNIANAQTLGVMVTSADGCVSYTTMDIRVLPLPTPRTDLAGLDIEGCEDTLGSEEGVFDLTANEEYIADEDPNLIFEYYLSEQDAIDGVNAIADPTNYVGPATTIWIKVMNASVNYLGDNCYVIIQQNIVVNGLPVLNDPTEYKYCDIGATGTAEFTLNAHNDEVLEEGQDLADFTFAYYLNQADAEAGINELPNLYTNITNPQDIVVAVTHGATSCKSYAVVTLVVAEGAVSTTPTAYATCDTDADGILIIDLETLFSTEILGAQVAPEFTVSYYPTLEDAQDGTNAIDPATAYSASTGILFAAVNNTTTGCRSLPVEVAITIEALPNPVITSDNPALCVDFVTGVLNSGMTLDSNLDPALYTFEWSLDGVVIAGAVDATYSITTVTPGVYSLVATSVSALGCPSAAASFTVIKSGPAVAVGEGFTVSNAFTDNQTLTVTVEGFGDYVYSLDNGPFLDNDGIFLNITPGLHTVVVRDLNSCEDDLVLEVFAINYPHFFTPNGDGFNDTWNIPTLASDLSAKIYIFDRYGKLIKQISPSGEGWNGTFNGKELPSSDYWFTVFYLENGTNKEFKAHFSLKR; from the coding sequence TTCAATTACAAAATGGTACTGCTACTGTCACAGTGGTAGATTTGCCAACTGCTACAATTTCGACAGGCGTAACAATCTGCCCAAATAACTCTGCTAGCTTTACAATAACCGGGACTCCGGGAGCTCTTGTAATAATTAAGTCAAGTTCAAATTTATTTAGTACAGTTACTTTAGACGCTGCGGGAACCGCGGTATTTACAACTCCATTAATACAAGAAACAACTACATATACCTTGCTTTCAGCTACACTTAATGGTTGTAATAATCCGATTACTGCTCAGAATGCTTCTGCAACTATAAACTCAAATGGATGCGCCACAGTATTGGCTGGTAATATAGATTTATTTAATAATATCGAACCTATCTGCGAAATTGGAGATGTTAGAGAACTTACAGCTTCTTATCAAGATCTTGGTACTACAACAACTTACGAGGTTTCGTCAATTCCTTATTGTCCACAAGCAGCATTTTTTGGCCCTGGTTTTACTCCTGTATCTGTAGGAACAGATGATGTGTGGTCGGGAGATATTCCGCTGCCTTTTGACTTTTGTTTCTTTGGGAATAAATTTACTACAGCAAACGTTGGTTCAAATGGACTAGTGTCCTTTAATAGTTACCCGGCAAACTCTGGATCGGGATATCAATTTCCAATGACAATTCCTAATACAGCATTTCCTTGGAAAAACGCTATTTATGGAATTTTGCAAGATACAAATCCATCGCAGTCACCTCCAGAAGTTTCAGTAAATTATCAATTAATGGGTAACTATCCTTGTCGAAAATTGGTAATTAACTTTTATCACTTAGGGCATTTTCAATGTGGTACTAATTTCGGACTGCAGACCTATCAAATCGTTATATATGAAATTTCTAACATAATCGAAGTTTATGTGCAAAATAGAACTCCATGTAATAGTTTCGAGAGTGGTCGTGGACTTATAGGAATTCAAAATGCAACAGGTACTCTAGCGTATACTCCACCAAATAGAAATACTGGAAACTGGTCAGCTTCAAATGAAGCATGGAGATTTACACCAAATGGTCCATCGGCAGTTACTTTTAACTGGACTGATGATGCAGGAAATGATTTGGGAAATAATACTACTATAAATGTTGCTCCAACTGTAACTACCAATTATACAGCGACAGCGGTATATAACGTATGTGGAGATTTAATTACTTTATCAAAAAATGTTCTCGTGGAAGTATTTCCAAATGAGACCGCGCAAGCAGTTGATTTAGTCCAATGTACTAACGAATTTGATCTTACAGAGAACACTGCAACAATTTTAGCGGGATTAGATCCGAATGATTATGAAATTGCTTTTCATACTAGTTTAGTTGATGCCGAAAACGTTGCCAATCCTATTGCCGATCCGACGCTATTTGTTAGTGATGGACAAGAAATATGGATGAGTGTTCAAAATATTAATGCTGGAGGTTGTATTTATATTCGAAATTTCCTAGTGTCATCTACGATTATAGAAAATCCTTCGCCTCAACAAGATTTATGTCCTGATGCAGATCCAGCGCCTTTTTCAGTAGAGACATCTTTTACTGCTGCAGATGGAATTTCGTATGTTTATTTTACTTCCCAACAAACTGCAGCTACCGTTTATAGTGGTGGAATCCCACTTGGCTTTGCAACTGCCAATGCCGCTGGATTTGCGATCTATGATGCGCCAGTTCTAGGTACGCCAGGATCACTTCCAAATACTCCGGGAACATATTATGTATATGCAATTGCAAATCCGACTCCTATCGATCCCCTTTGTAGACCATTTCAAGAAATTATAGTTATTGTGGGTGCTGGAGGTGGAGCCTCAATTTCTTCAAGTAGTACTAATATATGCGTTGGGGAATCTGCGACAATTACATTTAATGCTGCAGCGGGAACTGTAATTGTTTATAATGTAAATGGAGGTACAAATCAAACTATAACAGTTTCGCCAGTTAATAATACGCTAGTGCTTTCAAACTTGCAAACTACGACAGTGGTTGAATTAGTAAGTGCTAGTGGAAATACAGGATGTACAGGAAGTGTTTCGCAAATTATTACTATTAATGTGGCACCGCTTCCTACTGCTACAATTGCAGGTACAATAAATGTTTGTCAAAATGACACAAATCCTACGGTTACTTTTACCGGAGCTGGTGGCGCACTTCCTTATACTTTTACCTATACAGTAAATGGCGGAGCACCTCAGACAGTTACGAGTGCTGCTGGAAGCAGTGTTGCAACAATATCTGCACCAACCGCAACTGTTGGAAACACAACTTATACTTTAGTTAGTGTGCAAAATTTAGGTACTCCTAGCTGTACTCAAAATCAAACAGGTACTGCGATTATTACCGTAAGAGCTTTGCCTACTGCAACAATTTCTGGAACTACTGCGGTTTGTCAAAATACGACAGAGCCAATGGTAACTTTTACTGGAGCTGCAGGAACAGCACCTTATACTTTTACCTATACTATTGATGGTGGTGCACCACAAACAATTACGACTACTACAGGAAATTCTGTATCTATACCAATTTCAACTGCTACTGTAGGAACTGTGAATGTAGATTTGGTCAATGTGAGTGATGCAACTGCTGCGGCGTGCAGTCAAGCGCAAACAGGTACTGCCGCTATTACAGTCGGTAGTCCTCCTACCATCACAGATCCAACGCCACTTGAAGTTTGCGATGACAATTACGATGGTCTTGCCGCTTTTAACTTAACGACAAAAAATGATGAGATAGCAGGAGCTGGTTCAGGACTAACTGTTCAATATTTTGAAACAGATACATCTACAACGCCGATTGCCAATGTTACCAACTATGGCATCATCAACGCAAATACCTATACTTTAACGGTACGAGTTTTTGATCCATTGTCGCCAGAATGTTTTAGTACAACTACATTGGTATTAGTTGTAAATCCAAAACCAGCTATTGCGCCAATTACAGCCTACCAATTATGTGAGACAAGTATTCCTGAAGATGGGATAGAAGCATTTGATTTAAATACAAAAACCGCTGAAATCATCAACGGTCAAGCAAATATTGAAGTTACTTACTACACATCTCAGGCATTAGCGCAAGGTGGAGTTGCCGGTACCGAAATAAGTACAGCGGCTCCTTACAACAGTGCGTCTGCGCAAATCTGGGTGCGACTAGAAAATACCGTAAGCGGATGTTTTGCCGTAACTTCTTTCAATCTAGTAGTCAATGCACGTCCTATTGCCAATGAGCCAGCAGCAATGAATGGTTGTAGCAATGGAATAGTGAACACTGCTTCCTTTAATTTAAATCTAAACAATCCGCAAGTGAATGGTGCAACAGGTATCGTTATAACGTATCACTTAACTCTTGCCGATGCCATCGCTGATGTTGATGCGCTGCCAACTCCTTATGTGAGCGGACCAGCAATTGTATTCATTAGAGTAGAAAATACTGCAACAGGATGTTTTAATACCACTCAAGTACAGCTTAATGTAACCCAAGGGCCAACGGCAAATACGCCAACACCTCTTGAAGTGTGTGATCCAAATAGCGATGGTTGGAGCACATTTAATTTAGCCGATGCAAATGAAGAAATTAGTGGAGGTCCAGTGCCTGCAGGTGTTACTATCACCTACCATGAAACTCTAACTGATGCAGAATTTGGCGAAAATGCGTTGCCTTCAATTTATGATAACAACGTTCCGTACCTTCAAACAATTTGGGTCAATGTCTCTTTTGCACTTACAGGTTGTTCGAATATTGTAGAGCTTCAATTGATTGTGAATAATACCCCGGTTGCCACCGAAATTCCAGCTTTGGAAGTTTGTGACGACAACGCCGATGGTAGTGCTGCTTTTGATCTGACTACTGCAATCGCCGGAATTTTAAATACTATAGACCCTACAACTCACACCGTTTCTTTCTATCCTACACAAGCAAATGCGACTGCAGGAACGGCCGAAATTGTGAATGTAACTTCATATAATTCTACTACTCAAACTATTTGGGTACGAGTAGAGAATAATGATACTGGATGTTTTGACGTTATTTCGTTGGATTTGGTTGTCAATGCACTGCCACTTGTAGCAGCTCCAATTCCTGCTTACACCCTTTGTGATGTAAACAATCCTGGAGATCAAACAGAAGAATTTGATTTGCAATCAACTATTCCGATGATCCTAAACGGTCAAGACGGAATGGAAGTAACTTTTTACTTTGACCAAGCAAATGCCGAGGCACAAACCAATGCGCTTCCGTTTTTATACACCAACATAAGCAACGCTCAAACTATTTGGGTTACTGTAAAGAATCTTGCTACTGGATGTTTTGTAACAAGCCGCATGGATCTTCGTGTAGTGCCACTACCAGTTTTATACCCACCAACAGGACCTGTTGTAGAGTGTGATCAAGATGGAAATGGTTTTGCGATATTTGATCTAGATGCGCTTGTTGCCGATTTATTACAAGGAGAACCAAACACCGATGTGACGTTCCACCTTACCGAGCAAGATGCAATAACAGGAACTACTGCTCAGACAAGTCCGTTTGAAAATACCACTGCCTTTATAGATTTTATTTGGGTACGTGCAGAAAACACGCTAACCGGATGTTTCAGCATTCTAGCAATCGAACTAAATGTAACAGCAGCGCCAAAAATTCCAGCACTTGATCCAATTGTAAAATGTGATGAGGATAGCAACAATCAAAATGGTTTTACCACTTTTGACTTGACTGTTCAAACCCCAATTATCGTAGATGCACAAACAGGAGCAGGACCTTATACAGTAACTTATTATACATCTGAGGCTGCAGCCAATGCTGGAGTAGCTCCGATTATCCAAGATACATTCTATACCAACACTTCAAATCCACAAACGATTTGGGTTCGTATAGATGATGATAATAGTGATTGTTTCGCAGTTAAGAGTTTTGAAATTAGTGTCAACTTACCAATCTTGCTTACACGTCCAACGCCATTGTCACTTTGTGACGACGGCCCAACGACCACTTTGCCACAGACGGTTTTTGACCTAACGATAAAAAATGAAGAAATCGTAGGAACAGCTGTAGGATACAGCATTGTATACTTCCCAAGTTGGGCAGATGCACAAGCTGGTACAAATGCTATTACAGATCCAACCGCATACACCAATATTGCCAATGCACAAACACTTGGCGTGATGGTAACCTCTGCAGACGGATGTGTGAGCTATACTACTATGGATATTCGCGTATTGCCATTGCCAACTCCACGTACAGATTTAGCTGGATTGGATATCGAAGGTTGTGAAGATACATTAGGTAGCGAAGAAGGAGTCTTTGATTTGACCGCCAACGAAGAGTATATCGCAGATGAAGATCCAAACCTGATATTCGAATATTATTTATCCGAGCAAGATGCAATTGATGGCGTAAATGCTATTGCCGATCCAACAAATTATGTAGGTCCAGCAACAACAATCTGGATCAAAGTAATGAACGCATCGGTTAATTATTTGGGAGACAACTGTTATGTAATTATTCAGCAGAATATTGTTGTGAATGGACTTCCAGTGTTAAACGATCCTACCGAATACAAATACTGTGATATCGGAGCAACCGGAACGGCAGAGTTTACATTAAACGCTCACAACGACGAAGTACTTGAAGAAGGTCAAGACCTTGCAGATTTCACATTTGCATACTACTTAAACCAAGCAGATGCCGAAGCAGGAATCAATGAGTTGCCAAACCTTTATACTAATATTACCAATCCTCAGGATATAGTGGTAGCCGTTACTCATGGAGCTACGAGTTGTAAATCTTATGCAGTAGTAACATTAGTAGTTGCCGAAGGTGCCGTATCAACTACACCAACAGCTTATGCAACTTGTGATACAGATGCAGATGGAATTTTGATTATCGATTTAGAAACATTGTTTAGCACCGAAATATTAGGAGCTCAAGTAGCGCCAGAATTCACAGTTTCGTACTACCCAACTCTAGAAGATGCTCAAGACGGAACCAATGCAATTGATCCAGCAACAGCTTATTCAGCAAGTACAGGAATCTTATTTGCAGCAGTAAATAATACAACTACAGGATGTAGATCACTTCCGGTAGAGGTAGCTATTACAATCGAAGCGCTTCCAAATCCAGTAATTACTTCAGACAATCCAGCATTATGTGTTGACTTTGTAACCGGAGTATTAAACAGCGGGATGACTTTGGATAGCAACCTTGATCCAGCCCTTTATACATTTGAATGGTCACTTGATGGCGTTGTCATTGCAGGAGCAGTAGACGCTACTTATAGCATCACAACTGTTACACCAGGAGTTTACTCGTTAGTAGCAACAAGTGTAAGTGCATTAGGATGTCCATCAGCGGCAGCAAGTTTTACAGTAATTAAATCAGGTCCAGCTGTTGCAGTTGGAGAAGGCTTTACAGTAAGCAATGCGTTCACTGACAATCAGACCTTGACCGTTACGGTAGAAGGATTTGGAGACTATGTATATTCATTAGACAATGGTCCATTCTTAGACAATGACGGCATCTTCCTAAACATCACGCCGGGACTACACACAGTAGTAGTTCGTGATCTAAATTCATGTGAAGATGACTTAGTGTTGGAAGTATTTGCCATTAACTATCCACACTTCTTTACACCAAATGGAGATGGATTTAACGACACTTGGAATATTCCAACCTTAGCTAGTGATCTAAGCGCAAAAATTTATATATTTGATCGCTACGGAAAACTAATCAAACAAATCAGTCCAAGTGGCGAAGGATGGAACGGAACTTTCAACGGAAAAGAACTTCCATCATCAGATTACTGGTTTACAGTATTCTACTTAGAAAACGGAACAAACAAAGAATTTAAAGCCCATTTCTCATTAAAACGATAA